A portion of the Algisphaera agarilytica genome contains these proteins:
- a CDS encoding gamma-glutamylcyclotransferase family protein — protein MSADVFTYGSLVIPAVMEVVTGRSFRHENATLRDFERFLIAQQVYPGIVPAEGMHVTGRLYFDVDEASLVRLDYFESEVYDRQTVEVELASGESTPAFSYVVSEQYRHLLSGEAWDEATFVERHLPNFLARARGWMCELDESD, from the coding sequence ATGTCCGCAGACGTCTTCACCTACGGCTCGCTCGTGATCCCGGCCGTGATGGAGGTCGTGACGGGGCGTTCGTTTCGGCATGAAAACGCAACGCTTCGAGACTTTGAGCGGTTCCTGATCGCGCAGCAGGTGTATCCCGGGATCGTGCCCGCCGAGGGTATGCATGTGACGGGGAGGCTGTACTTCGATGTGGATGAGGCGTCGTTGGTAAGGCTCGATTATTTCGAGAGCGAGGTCTATGACCGGCAAACCGTTGAGGTTGAGTTGGCTTCGGGGGAAAGTACTCCGGCGTTTTCGTATGTGGTGTCCGAGCAATATCGCCACCTCCTAAGCGGAGAGGCGTGGGACGAGGCGACATTTGTGGAGCGACACTTGCCGAACTTCCTCGCAAGGGCGCGCGGCTGGATGTGCGAGCTCGACGAGAGCGATTGA
- the mgtE gene encoding magnesium transporter: MPTQPFDPVLELSDLVDGGDASAIAAFLHDLPPEETPYTISHITEERRTQMFSLLAESEPEFAADLMEHFDDAHAADIVGDLEPETAAAIVDEMDSDEQADVLGELPSEDAEAILDEMSPEEAIDARRRMRYDEDTAGGLMITEYLAYSVDQTVEAVADDLREHGDEYGEYEVRYIYSVDADHKLIGTVPMRRLVMSPRGTHVSKLILSDPIVVTVDTHVDELEDLFDRIDFSSVPVIDEAHKLVGVVQRHAVQEARGEAAEEDLAKFGGIVRGEELRSMPLASRAGRRLSYLLPISGLLMLSASVIHLFIETVEQVPVLAMFLPVVAGLCGSGGGQAVAVSMREISLGLIKPADLITVMGKEAAVAFIDGVILGVVLFLIVWIWQGSPVMGLVVGGSVPLVLITAKITGGCVPLLLRKIGLDPAMASGPVVTTVVDLVSFLVVLALATMMLASLTTPTT; this comes from the coding sequence ATGCCCACCCAACCCTTCGACCCGGTGCTGGAGCTCAGCGACCTCGTGGACGGCGGCGACGCCTCGGCGATCGCGGCGTTCCTGCACGACCTGCCGCCCGAAGAGACGCCGTACACCATCTCGCACATCACCGAAGAGCGGCGGACGCAGATGTTCTCGCTCCTGGCCGAGTCCGAGCCGGAGTTCGCCGCCGACCTGATGGAACACTTCGACGATGCGCACGCCGCGGACATCGTCGGGGACCTCGAACCCGAAACCGCCGCCGCCATCGTCGACGAGATGGACTCCGACGAACAGGCGGACGTGCTCGGCGAACTGCCCAGCGAAGACGCCGAGGCGATCCTCGACGAGATGTCGCCCGAAGAGGCGATCGACGCCCGTCGGCGGATGCGCTACGACGAAGACACCGCGGGCGGCCTGATGATCACCGAGTACCTTGCTTATTCGGTCGATCAAACCGTCGAGGCCGTCGCCGACGATCTGCGCGAGCACGGCGACGAGTACGGCGAGTACGAAGTCCGTTACATCTACAGCGTCGATGCCGACCACAAACTCATCGGCACCGTCCCCATGCGTCGCCTGGTCATGTCGCCGCGCGGCACGCATGTGTCCAAGCTGATCCTTAGCGACCCGATTGTGGTCACGGTCGATACCCACGTCGACGAACTCGAAGACCTCTTCGACCGGATCGACTTCTCGTCGGTCCCCGTGATCGACGAAGCGCACAAGCTCGTAGGCGTGGTTCAACGCCACGCGGTGCAGGAAGCCCGCGGTGAGGCGGCCGAGGAAGACCTGGCCAAATTCGGCGGTATCGTCCGCGGTGAGGAATTGCGGTCGATGCCACTGGCGTCGCGGGCCGGTAGGCGTTTGTCGTACCTGCTGCCGATCTCGGGGCTACTGATGCTCTCGGCCAGCGTGATCCACTTGTTCATCGAAACCGTCGAACAGGTGCCGGTGCTGGCGATGTTTCTGCCGGTGGTCGCGGGGTTGTGTGGCAGCGGCGGCGGGCAGGCCGTGGCGGTGAGCATGCGGGAGATCTCGCTGGGCCTGATCAAGCCCGCCGACTTGATCACGGTGATGGGCAAAGAGGCCGCGGTGGCGTTCATCGACGGCGTGATCCTCGGCGTCGTCCTGTTTCTGATCGTGTGGATCTGGCAGGGCAGCCCGGTGATGGGCCTCGTCGTGGGCGGGTCGGTGCCGCTGGTGCTGATCACCGCGAAGATCACCGGGGGTTGCGTGCCGCTCTTGCTGCGAAAAATCGGGCTCGACCCCGCGATGGCGTCCGGGCCGGTCGTGACCACCGTGGTCGATCTGGTGAGCTTCCTGGTGGTGCTGGCGCTGGCGACGATGATGCTCGCCAGCCTGACGACTCCGACGACTTGA
- a CDS encoding RrF2 family transcriptional regulator, whose translation MQMSNTVEYALRAVVWLADNPEESHTSSSIADATKMPSSYLSKILKSLSHAGIVYGQRGVKGGYTLARDPNGLSILEVVNAVEPVQRIRACPLGLEAHGKNLCNLHRTLDDVMIDIEKAFANHTIGEMLKKPNRVKPLCGLTVQGKKSLPNDRSTGIRR comes from the coding sequence ATGCAAATGTCCAACACCGTCGAATACGCCCTGAGGGCGGTGGTGTGGCTGGCGGACAACCCCGAAGAGTCGCACACCAGCAGTTCCATCGCCGACGCCACGAAGATGCCCAGCAGCTACCTCTCGAAGATCCTCAAGAGCCTGTCCCACGCGGGCATCGTCTACGGGCAGCGCGGCGTCAAGGGCGGCTACACGCTGGCCCGCGACCCCAACGGCTTGTCGATCCTCGAAGTCGTCAACGCCGTCGAGCCCGTGCAGCGTATCCGGGCCTGCCCGCTGGGCCTCGAAGCCCACGGCAAGAACCTCTGCAACCTCCACCGCACCCTCGACGACGTCATGATCGACATCGAAAAAGCCTTCGCCAACCACACCATCGGCGAGATGCTCAAGAAGCCCAACCGCGTCAAACCCCTCTGCGGGCTGACCGTTCAGGGCAAGAAATCACTCCCCAACGACCGATCCACCGGCATCCGGCGGTAA
- a CDS encoding polysaccharide deacetylase family protein: protein MTKADDPAKPKRRRRKRRRVLKIVGGLLLLGVLMLPACGHIQVALLPIAETIGPEGTFRVDVGDEKLIALTIDDGPSDHTEPILDLLAEHDITATFFIHADHLDVMGERGDKAVQRILSEGHELGNHTLSDVPSVSLSESEFAATFSAADQRLRDLGVEPRWFRTAGGNFDPDVMLPAVVAAGYEPTFAMGSFMPWDTFLHLPETYGRQIGGAAFPGAILVLHEGIGEQAGRGERTLRTLEKLIEVTEKRGYRMRSLSEVVDHSRQVDAGQGL from the coding sequence ATGACTAAAGCCGATGACCCAGCGAAGCCCAAGCGACGCCGGCGGAAACGGAGGCGGGTTTTGAAGATCGTCGGCGGGTTGCTGTTGCTCGGGGTGCTCATGCTCCCGGCATGCGGGCACATCCAGGTCGCGTTGCTGCCCATCGCTGAAACCATCGGGCCGGAGGGCACGTTCCGGGTGGACGTGGGGGACGAGAAACTGATCGCACTCACCATCGACGACGGCCCGTCGGATCACACCGAGCCGATACTCGATCTGCTGGCGGAGCACGACATCACCGCAACGTTTTTCATCCACGCCGACCACCTCGACGTGATGGGCGAGAGGGGTGACAAGGCGGTGCAGCGCATCCTGAGCGAGGGGCACGAGCTGGGCAACCACACGCTGTCCGATGTGCCGAGCGTTTCGTTAAGCGAGTCGGAATTCGCCGCAACGTTTAGCGCCGCCGACCAACGGCTGCGTGACTTGGGGGTGGAGCCGCGTTGGTTCCGCACCGCGGGCGGGAATTTCGACCCCGACGTGATGTTGCCCGCCGTGGTGGCCGCGGGATACGAGCCCACGTTTGCCATGGGTTCGTTTATGCCGTGGGACACGTTCCTGCATCTGCCCGAGACTTACGGCAGGCAGATCGGCGGGGCGGCCTTCCCCGGTGCGATTCTGGTGCTGCACGAAGGTATCGGCGAGCAAGCGGGCCGGGGTGAACGGACCCTGAGGACGTTGGAGAAACTGATCGAGGTCACCGAGAAACGCGGCTACCGGATGCGGAGTTTGTCGGAAGTGGTGGACCACTCACGACAGGTCGATGCCGGGCAGGGCTTGTGA
- a CDS encoding MogA/MoaB family molybdenum cofactor biosynthesis protein, with translation MSSESTAQHRAAAAEQRARCAVLTVSDTRTKDTDKGGKLIIEQLETAGHEIGAYEILPDEPTAIEPQLADWLAAQPPFDAIITTGGTGIASRDTTVEVVRRHLDKELEGFGELFRMLSWDEVGPAAMLSRAVAGLAGETLLFTLPGSTNAVGLAMSKLIIPELPHLIWERAR, from the coding sequence ATGAGTAGCGAATCGACCGCCCAACACCGTGCCGCCGCCGCCGAGCAACGCGCCCGCTGCGCCGTCCTGACCGTCAGCGACACCCGCACCAAAGACACCGACAAAGGCGGCAAGCTCATCATCGAGCAACTCGAAACCGCGGGGCACGAGATCGGGGCGTACGAAATTCTTCCGGATGAGCCGACCGCCATCGAGCCGCAGCTCGCCGACTGGCTCGCCGCCCAACCGCCCTTCGACGCGATCATCACCACCGGCGGCACGGGCATCGCCTCGCGTGACACCACCGTCGAGGTCGTCCGCCGACACCTCGACAAAGAGCTCGAAGGCTTCGGCGAACTCTTCCGCATGCTCAGCTGGGACGAGGTTGGCCCCGCCGCGATGCTCTCCCGCGCCGTCGCCGGCCTGGCGGGCGAGACCCTGCTCTTCACCCTCCCCGGTTCGACCAACGCCGTGGGCCTGGCGATGTCCAAGCTGATCATCCCCGAACTGCCCCACCTGATCTGGGAACGGGCACGCTGA
- a CDS encoding site-2 protease family protein has translation MLSPQGSFRLFGFRGIDVFVHWSWFIAAYILFSYTGGQSTGDLMSFMLIYGSLFGIIVLHEFGHALACRSVGGEAKHIVLWPLGGVAFVNPPARPGAVLWSIAAGPLVNVVLVPVFFGLYMFSGGFPDWLQSYLLIMGSINTALLVFNMLPIYPLDGGQILQSILWFFMGRAKSLRVTASIGLVIGGFAFLTALLGVSKFIPLLQQISQIMLLLLSAFVVWQAWNGFRVARYLALQEAYEKDGLEKALQRAREMTAGPGRNQP, from the coding sequence ATGCTATCCCCTCAAGGTTCATTCCGACTGTTTGGTTTCCGGGGCATCGACGTGTTCGTCCACTGGTCGTGGTTCATCGCGGCCTACATCCTCTTCAGCTACACCGGCGGCCAAAGCACGGGCGATCTGATGAGTTTCATGCTCATCTACGGCTCGCTTTTCGGCATCATCGTGCTGCACGAGTTCGGCCACGCCCTGGCCTGCCGATCTGTCGGCGGGGAGGCGAAACACATCGTGCTCTGGCCATTGGGCGGCGTGGCGTTCGTGAACCCGCCGGCCCGGCCTGGCGCGGTGCTGTGGTCGATCGCGGCGGGGCCGTTGGTGAACGTGGTGCTCGTGCCGGTCTTCTTCGGGCTGTACATGTTCTCGGGCGGCTTCCCGGACTGGCTGCAGAGTTACCTACTGATCATGGGCAGCATCAACACGGCGTTGTTGGTGTTCAACATGCTGCCGATCTACCCGCTCGACGGCGGGCAGATTTTGCAGTCGATCCTGTGGTTCTTCATGGGCCGGGCCAAGAGCCTGCGTGTCACCGCGAGCATCGGCCTAGTCATCGGCGGCTTCGCGTTCCTCACGGCCTTGCTCGGCGTGTCGAAGTTCATCCCGTTACTCCAGCAGATCAGCCAGATCATGCTGCTGCTGCTCTCGGCCTTCGTCGTCTGGCAGGCGTGGAACGGCTTCCGCGTGGCGCGGTACTTGGCGTTGCAGGAAGCGTACGAGAAGGACGGCCTGGAGAAAGCTCTTCAACGCGCCAGGGAGATGACGGCCGGGCCGGGGCGTAATCAACCATAG
- a CDS encoding SDR family oxidoreductase: MTEQAQKVALVTGAGSGVGRDTALLLADAGYAVALVARTESKLQEAAEYIRSEGPEDAELLVLPTDVSDSAAVDQMVQAVLDKFGRIDAIANCAGSAPLQPIAQMTDEIIDAALDVNLKSVLYVTRAAWPAFRKQKQGAICNISSMASIDPFTGFNVYAAAKAGVNLFTKATADEGKRFNVIAAAIAPGAIETPMLRDNFPTNAIPEDKTLDPLVVAGLARDILTGQREITPGETIVLPSP, from the coding sequence ATGACTGAACAAGCACAGAAAGTCGCCCTCGTGACCGGCGCGGGCAGCGGCGTGGGCCGTGACACCGCTCTTTTGTTGGCCGACGCGGGGTACGCCGTCGCCCTGGTCGCCCGCACCGAGTCGAAGCTGCAGGAAGCGGCCGAGTACATCCGCAGCGAGGGGCCGGAAGACGCCGAGCTGCTGGTGCTGCCCACCGACGTGAGCGACTCCGCGGCGGTGGATCAGATGGTCCAGGCCGTCCTCGACAAGTTCGGCCGGATCGACGCGATCGCCAACTGCGCGGGTTCCGCCCCGCTGCAACCGATCGCGCAGATGACCGACGAAATCATCGACGCGGCGTTGGACGTGAACCTCAAGTCGGTGTTGTACGTGACCCGCGCTGCCTGGCCCGCGTTCCGCAAGCAGAAGCAGGGCGCGATCTGCAACATCTCGTCGATGGCGAGCATCGACCCGTTCACGGGGTTCAACGTCTATGCGGCGGCGAAAGCGGGGGTCAACCTCTTCACCAAGGCGACCGCCGACGAAGGCAAGCGGTTCAACGTTATCGCGGCGGCGATCGCGCCGGGGGCGATCGAGACGCCGATGCTGCGGGACAATTTCCCGACCAACGCCATCCCCGAAGACAAGACGCTCGACCCCCTGGTCGTGGCGGGCCTGGCCCGGGACATCCTGACCGGGCAGCGAGAGATCACCCCGGGGGAAACGATCGTGCTGCCGAGCCCGTGA
- a CDS encoding cob(I)yrinic acid a,c-diamide adenosyltransferase gives MKLYTKRGDAGLTDLYGGQRVGKHNLRVEAYGTADELNSVIGLVISTGGPDEILQPLTSIQSRLFEIGADLATPHGELDEDGHETGRSSTVPRVGETQVAELEQWIDAVCEPVPAMQHFVLPGGTELASRLHVARTVCRRAERLCVALATMEPIGDHVIVYLNRLSDLLFAMARRANQLEGVDDIPWIAPGKGDD, from the coding sequence ATGAAGCTTTACACCAAACGTGGCGACGCGGGTCTGACCGATCTTTACGGCGGCCAACGCGTGGGGAAACACAACCTCCGCGTCGAGGCCTACGGCACCGCCGACGAACTCAACAGCGTCATCGGGCTGGTCATTTCGACCGGCGGACCCGACGAGATTTTGCAGCCCCTGACCTCGATCCAGAGCCGGTTGTTTGAGATCGGCGCCGACCTTGCGACGCCCCACGGCGAGCTGGATGAGGACGGCCACGAGACCGGCCGCAGTTCCACCGTCCCCCGTGTCGGCGAGACGCAGGTTGCTGAATTAGAGCAGTGGATCGACGCGGTCTGTGAGCCCGTGCCCGCCATGCAACACTTCGTGCTGCCGGGCGGGACCGAACTCGCTTCGCGCTTGCACGTGGCTCGGACAGTTTGCCGCCGGGCCGAGCGGTTGTGTGTCGCGCTGGCCACGATGGAGCCCATCGGCGACCACGTCATCGTGTACCTCAACCGCCTAAGCGATCTGTTGTTTGCCATGGCCCGCCGGGCGAACCAGCTTGAGGGGGTGGACGACATCCCGTGGATCGCGCCGGGCAAGGGCGATGACTAA
- the surE gene encoding 5'/3'-nucleotidase SurE, whose amino-acid sequence MRILLTNDDGIDAPGLAALYRAIESLGEVHVIAPALVQSATSHAVTFHRPISVEKRGLGYAVSGRPADCVKLGLHALVEEPVDLVISGMNSGANVGINVLYSGTVGAAREANFNGIPAIAVSLHIGDWEHDHWDRAAEHARRTIDQLITGPMDGDTLLNVNVPVLDEGAEPVGVKVAPVSLSKMVVDYEPGTDDAGNPTYRVCNTMTFAQREPDTDVAALYDKYITVTPLHFDTTCPTNTPAWAELLGD is encoded by the coding sequence ATGCGGATTCTGCTGACCAATGATGATGGCATCGACGCCCCGGGCCTCGCCGCGCTCTACCGAGCAATCGAATCGCTGGGCGAGGTCCACGTGATCGCTCCGGCGCTGGTGCAATCGGCCACGAGCCACGCCGTGACGTTTCACCGCCCGATCTCGGTCGAGAAACGCGGGCTGGGTTACGCCGTGTCCGGACGCCCCGCCGACTGCGTAAAGCTCGGCCTCCACGCGTTGGTCGAAGAACCCGTCGACCTGGTCATCAGCGGCATGAACTCGGGCGCCAACGTCGGCATCAACGTGCTCTATTCGGGCACCGTCGGCGCCGCCCGCGAGGCCAACTTCAACGGCATCCCCGCCATCGCGGTCAGCCTCCACATCGGCGACTGGGAGCACGACCACTGGGACCGCGCCGCCGAGCACGCCCGCCGCACGATCGATCAGCTCATCACCGGCCCGATGGACGGCGACACCCTGCTGAACGTCAACGTGCCGGTCCTCGACGAAGGCGCCGAGCCGGTGGGCGTTAAGGTCGCGCCGGTGTCGCTGAGCAAGATGGTGGTCGACTACGAGCCGGGCACGGACGACGCGGGCAACCCCACCTACCGCGTGTGCAACACGATGACGTTCGCACAACGCGAGCCCGACACCGACGTGGCCGCGTTGTACGACAAGTACATCACCGTGACGCCGCTACACTTCGACACGACCTGCCCGACCAATACGCCCGCCTGGGCCGAGCTCTTGGGGGACTGA
- the folE2 gene encoding GTP cyclohydrolase FolE2, producing MPDVQGSQDQRRVAINKVGVKDIRYPIALDTPSGGKQSTVATVNMYVSLPQEKKGTHMSRFLEILNKYHEAISSKDIMLVCHDMKQRLNADDAHLELEFPYFIDKEAPISGMPGKLDIEVSFECNSNGTDDFILGIKVPATSLCPCSKEISKYGAHNQRCVMEAKVRFAEGQSMMIEELFEIVEKCASTQVFSVLKRPDEKFVTEDAYENPKFVEDIVRDLAVALNNEDRIAWYQVNSENFESIHNHNAYAMVERDKR from the coding sequence ATGCCCGACGTGCAGGGTTCGCAGGATCAACGCCGCGTGGCGATCAACAAAGTGGGCGTCAAAGACATCCGCTACCCCATCGCCCTGGACACCCCCAGTGGCGGCAAGCAGTCGACCGTGGCCACGGTGAACATGTACGTCTCGCTGCCCCAGGAGAAAAAGGGCACCCACATGTCGCGCTTCCTGGAGATCCTCAACAAGTACCACGAAGCGATCAGCTCCAAAGACATCATGCTCGTCTGCCACGACATGAAGCAGCGTCTCAACGCCGACGACGCCCACCTCGAACTCGAGTTCCCCTACTTCATCGACAAAGAAGCCCCCATCTCCGGCATGCCCGGCAAGCTCGACATCGAAGTCTCCTTCGAGTGCAACTCCAACGGCACCGACGACTTCATCCTGGGCATCAAGGTCCCCGCGACCAGCCTCTGCCCCTGCTCCAAAGAAATTTCCAAGTACGGCGCCCACAACCAGCGCTGCGTCATGGAAGCCAAGGTCCGCTTCGCAGAAGGGCAATCGATGATGATCGAAGAGCTCTTCGAGATCGTCGAGAAGTGCGCCAGCACGCAGGTCTTCTCGGTGCTCAAGCGTCCCGACGAAAAATTCGTCACCGAAGACGCCTACGAGAACCCCAAGTTCGTCGAAGATATCGTCCGCGACCTCGCGGTGGCTCTGAACAACGAAGACCGCATCGCGTGGTACCAGGTCAACTCGGAAAACTTCGAGTCGATCCACAACCACAACGCCTACGCGATGGTCGAACGCGACAAGCGCTAA
- the smpB gene encoding SsrA-binding protein SmpB, with translation MAKRKKPPRNFEPRILNRRAKHDYDISEKLEVGMKLLGTEVKSIRHGHVSLAEGYVAVNPNAMTLQLHNVDIAHYPQAGPFQHDQKRVRLLLAHKREIKQLYGRTTAKGVTIIPLALYFKNGMAKLEIGVGVGKRQADKRQDIRKKEADKEIRKAMTRRVIG, from the coding sequence ATGGCCAAGCGAAAGAAACCACCCCGCAACTTCGAGCCGCGCATCCTCAACCGACGCGCCAAGCACGACTACGACATCAGCGAGAAGCTGGAAGTCGGCATGAAGCTGCTGGGCACCGAGGTCAAGAGCATCCGCCACGGCCACGTCTCCCTCGCCGAGGGCTACGTCGCGGTCAACCCGAACGCGATGACGCTGCAGCTGCACAACGTGGACATCGCCCACTACCCCCAGGCCGGCCCCTTCCAGCACGACCAGAAACGCGTCCGCCTGCTCCTTGCCCACAAGCGCGAGATCAAGCAGCTCTACGGCCGGACCACCGCCAAAGGCGTCACCATCATCCCCCTGGCCCTCTACTTCAAGAACGGCATGGCCAAGCTGGAGATCGGCGTCGGCGTCGGCAAACGGCAGGCCGACAAACGCCAGGACATCCGCAAGAAGGAAGCCGACAAGGAAATCCGGAAAGCAATGACACGAAGGGTCATTGGGTAG
- the lysA gene encoding diaminopimelate decarboxylase: protein MTAPTTDATALPFDCSQIAADHGTPTWVYDAAVIEKRISEVQQFDTVRYAQKANSNLALLAIMRKHGVKVDAVTAGEMHRAKLAGYELGTDDVVFTADIFDNDAIEMIRQYNVPVNVGSPDMIDQLAEAGIDVPITLRINPGFGHGHSQKVNTGGESSKHGIWHTQVADCLAAAKKHNLTVHGLHMHIGSGSEFDHLAQVAGAMVDAARTFAEYADTLTTISAGGGLPIPYRKDNLERIDLDRYYQVWDDARKQIAEIAGRDIHLEVEPGRYLVAESGYLLTQVRSVKQSGSKHYIVIDAGFNDLVRPSFYGAYHHISVVRPDGSTPEGTTDSIVAGPLCESCDVFTQEEGGFVTTRSLPTATAGDYLVLHDAGAYGMAMSSNYNSRRLAAEVLLKDGQTHVIRQRQTFESLTQFESIPDGI from the coding sequence ATGACCGCCCCCACCACCGACGCCACCGCCCTGCCCTTCGACTGCTCGCAGATCGCCGCCGACCACGGCACGCCCACCTGGGTGTACGACGCCGCGGTTATCGAGAAGCGCATCAGCGAGGTCCAGCAGTTCGACACCGTCCGCTACGCCCAGAAGGCCAACTCGAACCTGGCCCTGCTCGCGATCATGCGGAAGCACGGCGTGAAGGTCGACGCCGTCACCGCCGGGGAGATGCACCGCGCCAAGCTCGCGGGCTACGAGCTCGGCACCGACGACGTGGTCTTCACCGCCGACATCTTCGACAACGACGCGATCGAAATGATCCGCCAGTACAACGTACCGGTTAACGTTGGCAGCCCCGATATGATCGACCAGCTCGCCGAGGCGGGCATCGACGTGCCGATCACCCTCCGCATCAACCCCGGCTTCGGCCACGGCCACTCGCAGAAGGTCAACACCGGCGGCGAATCCTCGAAGCACGGCATCTGGCACACCCAGGTCGCCGACTGCCTCGCCGCCGCCAAGAAGCACAACCTAACCGTCCACGGCCTGCACATGCACATCGGCTCGGGCAGCGAGTTCGATCACCTCGCCCAGGTCGCTGGCGCGATGGTCGATGCCGCGCGCACCTTCGCCGAGTACGCCGACACGCTGACGACGATCTCCGCGGGCGGCGGCCTGCCGATTCCGTACCGCAAGGACAATCTCGAGCGCATCGACCTCGACCGCTACTACCAGGTCTGGGATGATGCCCGCAAACAGATCGCCGAGATCGCCGGCCGCGACATCCACCTCGAAGTCGAGCCGGGCCGGTACCTCGTCGCCGAGTCGGGCTACCTGCTCACGCAGGTGCGCAGCGTCAAGCAGTCGGGCAGCAAGCACTACATTGTGATCGACGCAGGCTTCAACGACCTGGTCCGCCCCAGCTTCTACGGCGCCTACCACCACATCTCGGTCGTCCGCCCTGACGGCTCGACGCCCGAGGGCACGACCGACTCCATCGTGGCCGGCCCGCTGTGCGAGTCCTGCGACGTCTTCACGCAGGAAGAAGGCGGCTTCGTCACCACCCGCAGCCTGCCCACCGCCACCGCCGGCGACTACCTCGTCCTCCACGACGCGGGCGCCTACGGCATGGCCATGAGCAGCAACTACAACTCCCGCCGCCTCGCCGCGGAAGTCCTGCTGAAGGACGGGCAGACGCACGTGATCCGCCAACGCCAGACGTTCGAATCGTTAACGCAGTTTGAGTCGATCCCGGACGGGATCTGA
- a CDS encoding MFS transporter encodes MQRLLIPLTFFQSLATVLLERGLYFYTDEILKFSEAENLGLAIVFGVCYASGAMLSHKVTKKRGERPTLQSLMIGLCMLNMTVALMPTPLIVWSGFAGIGLLIGMKWPVIESYVTAGATPDRTLKVIGRFNMAWSSAMPFALALTGVMIEWLPPSSFIMLAGAIYLFTLPVILQLPWVPEHLPHDHPERPDPRRVRRYRALMNSSRWSLIGTCAMMFLLVPLMPSIFDRLGHGVLWAPALSSVLDVGRFLTFVALGIWTFWRGRSLPLAVSAIGVPTGFLMVLFAPTTAVAIGGELIFGFCGGQVYFAALYHAMVLENASVEAGGHHEALIGSGFALGPAIGLAGIGLQRVVGDPVGGMLIAVAPLVLLCLAASLWPLIKLRREERLDPAPSQDAAQALQ; translated from the coding sequence ATGCAACGCCTGCTTATTCCCCTGACTTTTTTCCAGAGCCTCGCCACCGTGCTGCTCGAGCGGGGGTTGTATTTCTACACCGACGAGATCCTCAAGTTCAGCGAGGCGGAAAATCTCGGGCTCGCGATCGTGTTCGGCGTCTGCTACGCATCGGGTGCCATGCTCTCGCACAAGGTCACCAAGAAACGCGGCGAACGGCCGACGCTGCAATCGCTGATGATCGGGCTGTGCATGCTGAACATGACGGTCGCGCTGATGCCGACGCCGCTGATCGTGTGGTCGGGCTTTGCGGGGATCGGCCTGCTCATCGGGATGAAGTGGCCGGTGATCGAGAGTTACGTGACTGCCGGGGCCACGCCCGACCGGACGCTCAAGGTCATCGGCAGATTCAACATGGCCTGGTCGAGTGCGATGCCTTTCGCCCTGGCGCTCACCGGCGTCATGATCGAATGGCTGCCGCCCTCCTCGTTCATCATGCTCGCCGGAGCGATCTACCTCTTCACCCTGCCGGTGATCCTGCAGCTGCCGTGGGTGCCCGAGCACCTGCCGCACGACCACCCCGAACGCCCCGACCCGCGGCGTGTCCGGCGGTACCGAGCCCTGATGAACTCGTCCCGCTGGTCGCTGATCGGGACGTGCGCAATGATGTTCCTGCTCGTCCCGCTGATGCCCAGCATCTTCGACCGGCTGGGGCACGGCGTGCTCTGGGCCCCGGCGTTGTCCTCGGTGCTGGATGTCGGCCGATTCCTCACTTTCGTGGCGCTCGGCATCTGGACGTTCTGGCGGGGCCGATCGCTGCCTCTGGCCGTGTCGGCGATCGGGGTGCCCACCGGGTTTCTCATGGTCCTGTTCGCCCCGACCACCGCGGTGGCGATCGGCGGGGAGCTGATCTTCGGCTTCTGCGGCGGGCAGGTGTACTTCGCGGCGCTCTACCACGCCATGGTGCTGGAGAACGCATCCGTCGAGGCGGGCGGTCACCACGAGGCCCTGATCGGCAGCGGCTTTGCCCTGGGCCCCGCCATCGGCCTGGCGGGCATCGGGCTGCAGCGCGTCGTGGGCGACCCCGTCGGCGGGATGCTGATCGCCGTCGCCCCGCTGGTGCTGCTCTGCCTGGCTGCTTCGCTCTGGCCGCTCATCAAGCTGCGTCGCGAGGAACGCCTCGACCCGGCCCCGAGCCAAGACGCAGCGCAAGCCCTACAATGA